The DNA window GGCCCTCCCAGGTTGTCGGGCGCGAGGACGTCGTCCAGACTGTCTCGGACCTGTTTGCTGCTGCATCGGACAGACAGTCTGATCTTCGTCAACATTGTGCTGTTCTCTCGTCCACTGCCCTGAGGAACGCCTCGGCCATGCCGACTGGGATCTTGGCGCCTGCGGCCATGGTGTGCCCCCCTCCCACTCCATTCACTGAGTCAGCCGCGTCATGCATGACGAGGGCGAGATTCACATGTCCAGCGTAGAAATCTCCGACCCGGGACGAGATCTTGAGTTCCGAGTCCCCGCTCGAGGCGCATCCGACGACTACCTTGTCCTTGAGCCCCGGCGAGGAAGTCAGGATGGATATGACCGGACCCAGTATCCGTTCGTCGACCAGCCCCTCTCCGTTGACAAACACGAAATTCGGGCGTTGGACCGTCCTAGCTGGCTCGCCTGCGAGGTCGTCGAGGGCCTTGTTCAACCCTGAGCGGTATTCGACAAGGGTCCTCATGGCTGCCTTCAGGGAGTCAGTCCTGTCCCCCAGGCAGACTGCGACCCCTGTCCCCGCGCTCCCCATCCTTCCGCATGCGTTGAGCAGGGTCCCGAATTCTCGTGCGTCCCTGAGGGGGGTGAAGGAGTCCTCGAAGCTGAGGGTATAGACCTCACCCACCAGGCCGGCGATGGCGTCTGTCGCCCCCTCCGCAGAACCCAACATGCCCGCGATCACCTCGGTCAATTTCATCTTCTCGTCAGAGGAGAGCGAGGAGATCGTGCGCCAGGTCCCGCCGTCCTTCAGCTGTAGCCCCGACTGGTGTAGCGCAGCCAGGACCGCGTCCTTGCTGCCGGTCACTCCCCGCATGAAGGGGGTCGATGTGAGCGCCACCGCTTCGTGAACAGGCCGGGTCTCCCTGCCGGTGAACATAAGGTCCTTCGAGACCCCCAGGAGCCCGGCCGACTGGGCCTCTTCCATGGCAGCCCTGTTCAGGCCCGTGAGCGACCTGCCGGGGCCCTGGTCCTGCCTGTCTGCCACTGCGCCGACCACGGCCAGGGGAGAAAGGTCGGTGTTCGAGGGGTCGAGGGAGGATGCGAAGAAGTAGGCCATGGCCGACGAGCACGCCTCGGTCCCCCCGTCGAACCCGTAGGTCCAGGCGTTCACGACCGAGGGCTTCGGCATGTCTTCCTTGGAAAGCTGATGGTGGTCGATGGTCAGGAACCTCCCGTCGATGATGGCTTCGAGTTCGGAAACCAGAGTGGAGGCCAGGTCCGTGAATATGTAGTAGTCGAACTTCTGGTCAGCGAGCGCCCTGATCGTCTTGGGGTCGAGGTCCGGGACTGTCCGAAGGGTGACGTTCCCTCCCTTCCTCATCAGCGAGGTGAAGACGATGGAACCGCTTGCCAGGCCGTCTGCGTCGATGTGAGTCACTACGAGGACCCGTTTGCCGCTGGTGCAGAGCTTCAGGAGCTCGGGGGAGAGAGACCTGTACCTGGTCAGGAGGCCTTCGGTGTCGGCCAACTGGTGCGCCTGGCCTCGCTAGGCGAGCTGGGCGACGACTGCCGTGTACTTGAAGTCCTGCGGGAGGATGCCCTTGCCTCGGTAGAACTTCGATAGCCTATAGATCTTGGCCTCGACGAGTTCGAGTGAATGGACGTTCTCCCTGTCGCTCTTGTGCACCCCCAGGTGCTTCTGGACCCTGTGTGCGCGGTCGATCAGGTCCTGCAGGTCCTGAGGCATCTTGGGCGCGGCCTTCCCTTCGACCAACACTTCGCCGATCGACTTGCCTAGGAGCTGCTTTGCCAGGGGCACGCCGTAGTCGTCCCTGAGGGCGAGGCCTATCTTGCTCGGGGGCACCCCCTCCTTGGCCAGCTTGAGTATGATCGCCTTCACCTCCTCGGGGCTGGTGGCCACCCAGCTTGGCGCAACTTTGCTGGTCGGCCTGGTCTGGTGCGACTTTCCGTGCCTATGAGAGTGAATCCTCGCCAATTCTAGTCGGGGAACAAGTCCCACGAGTTCGGCTCATAAAGGTTGCCCGCGGAATCGGCGTTCAGTCGAGCCTGGCGTACCTTCCTCTGCGCTCGATGTTCCTTAGCTGTCTAATGACCGCCCTGCACCGCTCGGGGCCCGCGACAGTGGAGTACCCCTTGACGAGGCTCGTCAGGGCGAGGGATGAGACTTCGGAGTGGGCGCCGACCAGGGTCTCCTTGATCAGCCTGATGTCGACCGCGTGGTCCTCGAGCCGCGAGGTGTGGAGCGAGAGACCGAAGTCGATGAAGTATAGGTCTCGACCCCTGACGATCATGTTCGCTGTGGTGAGGTCGCCGTGCATTATCCCTGCGCCATGGAGCTTCGCCGCGTTCCTGCCGACGGATTCGAAGAGCCTTGATGCTTCTTTTCCCGAGGCCCGGGAAAGGACGTCCTTCAGCCTGGCTCCGCGGACGAATTCCATGACAAGGGTGGAGCCGGGCGGGTCGACGAGGTAAAGATGGGGGGCAAGCACGCCCGCAGTCCTGGCAGAGTGGATCATCTCGGCCTCGCGCAGGGTCCTGAACCTCCGGATGGCATCGTCCAGGACAGGGTGCCTGTAGGGGAGCGGCTTCCTCAACTTGAACACCGCCTCGAGGCCCTGCCATTTTCCCCTGACAAGGTCCGCCTCGGCGCCCCGATAGATCAGCCGTCCTAGCAGGGGCTCAGCTTCTCCATGGGATGTCGACTGTATCAAGCCTCCAAGATTGGCGGACCGGCGATTCCCGGATTGGCAGCTTGGCTCCGCGGCTGCAGGCCAAAAGCCCGGTCCAGGCGATCTGGGCGCCGCAGTCGCCGGCGTACTCGACGGGGGCGAGGCTGACCGATGCGGAGTGTCTGGCCGCCATGGTCGCGATCATTTCGTTCAGCCGTCTGTTGGCAGCGACCCCTCCGACGATCATGACCTCTTTCTTGCCCGTGAATGCAAGAGCCCTTTCGGTCACCTCTGCGACCATGGCGAAGGCAGTCTCCTGGATCGAATAGCAGAGGTCGTCGAAGCCGGCGCCACCGCTCAACATGTTCTTGGCGGCCGTCAGCAGCCCCGAGAAGGAGACGTCGTTCCCCTTCACCGAGTAGGGAAGCTTGAGGTATTCTGATGACCGTGATGCGGATTCCTCGATCGCTGCGCCGCAGGGGGACGAGAGTCCCGCGTGCCTCCCGAACTGGTCCAGCAGCTGTCCGAGGGTGAGGTCGAGGGTCTCGCCGAGCACCCTCCACTTGCCTGCTGAGAAGGCTATGACCATCGTGTGTCCCCCGGACACGAGGAGTACGACCGGGTCCTTCGAGTGGGAGAGCAGGGCACCCAGTTCGATGTGCCCGACTGCGTGGTTGACCGGGACCAGGGGCTTCCCGAGGGATGCGGCCAGGGTTCGAGCAACCACCGCCCCGACCCTCAAGCAGGGTCCGAGTCCCGGGCCCATCGAATAGCAGACGGCGTCGAGCTCCTCGACGTCCACCCCCGACTTCGCGATGGCTGCGGAGACAACCCCGGGCGCGGACCTGAGGTGGCTCTGGGACGCCTCGAAGGGATGGATGCCGCTCCCGGCTGGGGGCCTGTACACGCTCTTCTCGTTGGAGAGGATCCTCCCCCCGGAGGAAACGACAGAAACGGAGAACGTGTGGGCAGTGCTCTCGACGCCTATTACGTACCGCATCATCGCAAGCTACATCTTTCTGGTCTGCCGGTAGAGGTCGCCGAGGAGGTTGATGAACGGCTTGACCTCGGCCAGGAAATCGTCGAACTTGCCCCGCTCGAAGGTGGTCGTGTGCTTCCCTTTGTCCACCTCTATCTTGGCCGCGAGGAGGATGCCTCCGCTCCGCTCAGGGTTCGACTTCAGCTTCGGGAAGTGGATTAGGGCGCCGAACCCCACCTTCCGCTTGCCCTTGATGAAGACGATGTTGTAGTACATGCTCAGGGTCTTGGTGAACTGGCTCAGCTGTTTCTTCCTGCTTTCGCTCCGCTTTACCTCGTCGAAGTCGGCGCTGGCCAGGGTATCGATCATCTCCTTCAGGACCTTCATCTCGCCTACCTTGTTGGTGTAGCCTGCGTACTCGATCGGCATCTGGTAGACGCTGTGCATTACCGAGTCCCAATCGTCCAGGACTGCGAAAGTCTCCGTATCCAGATTCATCTCACGCTTGAGCTCGTCGGAGAGGATGTCCTCGACTGTCAGCTTCTTTGGCACGCCGAGGGTGCGGAAGACTCACATAGTTATCGATTGCGGAAGATGAATTAGTTGAAGGGACCGGTTCAGTCCGTCGAGGTAAGCTATCTGCTGCATGCCACCGAGGACCCGGCCAGGGTCTCGGCTGCTGTCACGTGGCTGCTTTCAAGGGAGGGGCGGCCGGAGACCGAGGAGCTGGAAGGCCACTTCGGGAACAAGATTGTGCGCGTCAGGTTCCATCTGACGGGAGAAGAGGCGACAGCCGCGGTCTCCAAACTCGCTTCCAGCATGCCCGAGCGCCTGAAAGCGGAGCTTTCTGATCGGCTGGGAGAAATGGTGGACGAGCACTCGGCTCTTTTCATCCGTCTGGACAAGCAGAAGCTCGTCTCCGGAATCCTGGCTGAGGGCTCATTGGACCCGGTAAGGATCAAGGTGAAGCCGAGGGCGTTCCTCCCGAGAGGAAGTGCGAGAGAGTTCTACGCCAAGCTGCTCCTGGGGGAAGCCTAGGCTGTCGAAGAGGTATGTGCTGCTGATGGCCGAAGGCCCCCTGACGGAGGAGGACTGCAAGACGCTCGGACTGATACTCGGCCAGAGGCACGGGAAGGTCAAGGTCATCCCGGTGGCGTCCAACCCCAGGGCCATCATCGTGAAGACGGACAACTCCGTCGCGCCTATCCTTCGGGAATCCAGCGGTCAGATCAGGCTCAGTGGAATGACTCTCGTGACTGTCCTGACGTCCGGGTCCATAGGTAAACTCAAAAGGAGAGCGTCTGGGCCG is part of the Nitrososphaerota archaeon genome and encodes:
- a CDS encoding DHH family phosphoesterase translates to MADTEGLLTRYRSLSPELLKLCTSGKRVLVVTHIDADGLASGSIVFTSLMRKGGNVTLRTVPDLDPKTIRALADQKFDYYIFTDLASTLVSELEAIIDGRFLTIDHHQLSKEDMPKPSVVNAWTYGFDGGTEACSSAMAYFFASSLDPSNTDLSPLAVVGAVADRQDQGPGRSLTGLNRAAMEEAQSAGLLGVSKDLMFTGRETRPVHEAVALTSTPFMRGVTGSKDAVLAALHQSGLQLKDGGTWRTISSLSSDEKMKLTEVIAGMLGSAEGATDAIAGLVGEVYTLSFEDSFTPLRDAREFGTLLNACGRMGSAGTGVAVCLGDRTDSLKAAMRTLVEYRSGLNKALDDLAGEPARTVQRPNFVFVNGEGLVDERILGPVISILTSSPGLKDKVVVGCASSGDSELKISSRVGDFYAGHVNLALVMHDAADSVNGVGGGHTMAAGAKIPVGMAEAFLRAVDERTAQC
- a CDS encoding 30S ribosomal protein S15 — translated: MARIHSHRHGKSHQTRPTSKVAPSWVATSPEEVKAIILKLAKEGVPPSKIGLALRDDYGVPLAKQLLGKSIGEVLVEGKAAPKMPQDLQDLIDRAHRVQKHLGVHKSDRENVHSLELVEAKIYRLSKFYRGKGILPQDFKYTAVVAQLA
- a CDS encoding Kae1-associated kinase Bud32; amino-acid sequence: MIQSTSHGEAEPLLGRLIYRGAEADLVRGKWQGLEAVFKLRKPLPYRHPVLDDAIRRFRTLREAEMIHSARTAGVLAPHLYLVDPPGSTLVMEFVRGARLKDVLSRASGKEASRLFESVGRNAAKLHGAGIMHGDLTTANMIVRGRDLYFIDFGLSLHTSRLEDHAVDIRLIKETLVGAHSEVSSLALTSLVKGYSTVAGPERCRAVIRQLRNIERRGRYARLD
- the kae1 gene encoding KEOPS complex N(6)-L-threonylcarbamoyladenine synthase Kae1, whose amino-acid sequence is MMRYVIGVESTAHTFSVSVVSSGGRILSNEKSVYRPPAGSGIHPFEASQSHLRSAPGVVSAAIAKSGVDVEELDAVCYSMGPGLGPCLRVGAVVARTLAASLGKPLVPVNHAVGHIELGALLSHSKDPVVLLVSGGHTMVIAFSAGKWRVLGETLDLTLGQLLDQFGRHAGLSSPCGAAIEESASRSSEYLKLPYSVKGNDVSFSGLLTAAKNMLSGGAGFDDLCYSIQETAFAMVAEVTERALAFTGKKEVMIVGGVAANRRLNEMIATMAARHSASVSLAPVEYAGDCGAQIAWTGLLACSRGAKLPIRESPVRQSWRLDTVDIPWRS